Proteins co-encoded in one Nematostella vectensis chromosome 15, jaNemVect1.1, whole genome shotgun sequence genomic window:
- the LOC5513461 gene encoding NACHT domain- and WD repeat-containing protein 1 — MGCGASIKATSQLVDVRPVTNQSCRTIDIPVSSDGEDEGESFPTRDLPSSRALDQESLMEHRQDMSQELGPPMSEVMQRAVFGDLSVQFAEDVKIVRIFTSSTFTDTSVERNALMSRVYPRLQSFCRERGYDFQVVDLRWGIREEAVDDHILTELCMKEIKECQKLSTGPNFITFLGQKYGYRPLPHKIDSREFEKLLSVITSAEDLDLVKYWYWRDDNNVPPEYILQPISSRLPHFRDAEHAQLRRDASDKWWAAYERIHGILRVAADKALSESAARKYHMSVTEEEVRAGVLESTHPDKQCFWFKRVINDLRENSTKPKAPLYIDQNRMDQAIDEVAQNLLEVLKQDEIATRLPRDNVITYNVHWSDEGIDPESCEEHQNYIKELCDHFYDTLKGSIQDAIAEKEKTIERDSLAKELFDQGTFCQKKCKTFQGRKQFLGSIRERIQNPRRIVVIHGESGCGKTSIMAKVAMVMRSWMTSSLEASDPESCAVVYRFLGTSPDSSSTRLLLHSICSQLCRIAGVTLARVPEDLKSLSEYLPECLARASRQHKIVLVLDSLDQLTGDTFGQELDWWPKQLPDNVFAVLSTLPGEEYRCLPYLKALLPETCFMEVPVLSFHEADVILEGWLQEAGRCLQPHQKSAVLEAFKSCQLPLYLKLAFDEAIRWRSYTDKSETIVKKDVKGIINALFDRLERLHGRVLVSKVFGYITASRSGLTQPELDDLLSLDDTVLDDIYQFWTPPIRRMIPLLWFRLHADVQDYLIERGADGIPVVYWYHRQFIETAVERYLKEDEVLRFHANMAEFFSGKWSDGKKKPHKTREGTTVAKDRLIAKQPLMFDENPVKPVFNRRKLNELPFHLVRSKNVEELKLQSLCDFDFLATKIRATSLDDVIEDVSMATSVFTNDKELLLIEQFLHLSSMALRHDGNQFAAQVLGRLSHVTSQSNKYPFLVKLASKASQASLSDVPTFVSSQKCLTCPGGVLMSSTVVNDQNAYCAFSCDRETVFVCSASKLGLDIQILAAATGKIVGRVSLRLPEDERAFRWMLRASELKDGHLLVGGAQHLMLVDTQIKQIIRRFKVLSQPMLNVVYPFSFLDDEKLVAAMGDTGVKIFSTETQELVRELPLPDIGVETLKALDAKDDIIVYSAHEEGFHLLNAKNGEESTVFKLDERVKEIRISAQREVVVLTAKTKNLHIFDLSSQHLLRVVECYDAYFGLNRLHITMDGLKAVSFIDKEIIITHLCRNEVKKIPKHSLFQENIDCTNVYSDDGNKLYAICHDKVLRIYNLAKVESYGSSQNSDDSVIGSSYPSNDDCYLATKAIMNGQKELQMWYVSDGVPKMVRCLRYSCGLNELRMCSPTRGVLKVFNEHNQTFLFGVIDLRAGKIERFLPGDAGVLWAIGFFDQHHFVAFSREKGFIKIWNIEKGRVSHKYNIGKKRPISEAIMSKNGAVIICALLAVDSKKRRSLPLVSFYCKSGKNRVLKIKGEELKLQGASISREGEVLVALTKDGTPTVWSIPDGKLKLLLETDDVRVTNVSRRCDVIITCKGAHDCRLQMWSMDSGSLLAVFDTPPTHKILMQPSEKLAYTFHRNTFDAWDLVNGERIASMTLDWEPTPLHVHALGGVLVFPVPKTPLLISLGIKSEEKTRIGNAYEGVPLQKELVFNACSH; from the exons ATGGGCTGCGGGGCTTCTATAAAAGCCACCTCCCAATTGGTCGACGTTCGCCCAGTAACCAATCAGAGTTGCCGTACTATTGACATACCTGTCTCAAGCGACGGTGAGGACGAAGGTGAGAGTTTCCCGACACGTGACCTTCCGAGTTCTAGAGCACTTGATCAAGAATCACTTATGGAGCACCGGCAGGACATGAGTCAAGAACTGGGTCCACCAATGAGTGAAGTCATGCAGAGAGCGGTGTTTGGGGATCTCAGTGTGCAGTTTGCCGAGGACGTAAAGATCGTCCGGATCTTTACAAGTTCCACCTTCACAG ATACGTCGGTTGAGAGAAATGCTCTCATGTCCCGCGTCTATCCCCGACTGCAGTCGTTTTGTCGAGAACGAGGCTACGATTTCCAAGTAGTAGACCTTCGATGGGGGATCCGCGAAGAGGCTGTCGATGATCATATCCTCACTGAGCTTTGCATGAAGGAGATAAAAGAGTGTCAGAAACTATCGACTGGACCCAACTTTATC ACATTTCTGGGTCAGAAGTACGGCTACCGTCCCCTGCCCCACAAGATAGATTCCAGAGAGTTCGAGAAACTTCTTTCCGTCATTACCTCCGCCGAAGACCTCGACCTCGTGAAGTACTGGTACTGGCGGGACGACAATAACGTCCCCCCGGAATACATTTTACAGCCAATCAGCTCCAGGCTGCCTCACTTTCGTGACGCCGAGCATGCGCAGTTGCGTCGAGATGCGTCGGATAAATGGTGGGCCGCGTACGAAAGGATTCATGGGATATTGCGCGTGGCCGCGGACAAGGCTTTGAGCGAGAGTGCCGCTAGGAAATATCACATGTCAG TCACGGAGGAGGAAGTGCGGGCTGGCGTGCTCGAGTCGACACACCCCGACAAGCAGTGCTTCTGGTTCAAGCGCGTTATTAACGACCTACGCGAGAATTCCACCAAACCCAAAGCACCTCTTTACATCGATCAGAACAGAATGGACCAAGCTATTGATGAGGTCGCACAGAATCTCCTAGAAGTGCTTAAGCAG GATGAGATCGCCACGAGGCTGCCACGTGATAATGTGATTACGTACAATGTCCATTGGTCGGACGAAGGGATAGACCCAGAGTCTTGCGAGGAACATCAGAATTACATCAAGGAATTGTGTGATCATTTTTATGACACTCTGAAAGGATCTATACAAGATGCTATCG CCGAAAAGGAGAAAACCATTGAGAGAGACTCCCTTGCGAAAGAGTTATTTGACCAAGGGACGTTTTGTCAAAAGAAGTGCAAGACTTTTCAGGGGAGGAAACAATTTCTTGGCTCCATTAGGGAAAGGATTCAGAACCCGCGAAGGATTGTGGTTATACATGGAGAATCGGGGTGTGGTAAAACGTCAATCATGGCCAAGGTCGCTATGGTGATGAGATcgtggatgacgtcatcactcgAG GCAAGTGATCCCGAGTCTTGTGCTGTCGTGTATCGTTTCCTTGGGACATCCCCCGACTCATCCAGTACACGGTTGCTTCTTCATAGCATTTGCTCTCAACTCTGTCGGATCGCGGGAGTTACCCTTGCACGAGTACCTGAG gaTCTAAAATCACTGTCGGAAtatctcccagaatgcctCGCACGCGCTTCACGGCAGCATAAGATCGTTCTTGTGCTCGACTCGCTGGATCAGCTGACCGGGGACACATTCGGACAGGAGCTTGACTGGTGGCCAAAACAGCTACCGGACAACGTGTTTGCCGTCCTGTCTACCCTCCCTGGGGAAGAATACCGATGCTTGCCGTATCTGAAG GCCCTCTTACCGGAGACGTGCTTTATGGAGGTCCCAGTGCTATCATTTCACGAGGCTGACGTCATCCTCGAAGGCTGGCTGCAGGAAGCGGGTCGCTGCCTTCAGCCTCATCAAAAGAGTGCAGTACTTGAAGCCTTCAAATCGTGTCAGCTTCCTCTGTACTTGAAACTTGCGTTTGACGAGGCAATCCGATGGAGGTCCTATACGGATAAGAGCGAGACAATTGTGAAAAAAGACGTGAAAGGAATCATCAATGCGTTGTTTGATAGGCTTGAAAGGCTACATGGAAGGGTTTTAGTTAGTAAAGTCTTTGGTTACATCACTGCGTCAAGGTCTGGTCTAACACAACCCGAGCTCGACGATCTGCTATCGCTAGATGACACGGTACTGGATGACATCTATCAATTCTGGACTCCACCAATCAGGAGAATGATCCCGTTGCTATGGTTCCGCTTACATGCCGACGTGCAAGATTACTTAATTGAAAGAGGGGCagatgggatacctgtggtataCTGGTACCACAGGCAGTTCATAGAGACTGCTGTGGAACGGTACTTGAAGGAAGACGAAGTTTTGAGGTTTCACGCAAATATGGCTGAGTTCTTTAGTGGAAAATGGTCCGACGGGAAAAAGAAACCACACAAGACCAGAGAAGGTACAACTGTAGCTAAAGATCGTCTTATTGCTAAGCAACCACTGATGTTCGATGAGAACCCTGTCAAACCTGTTTTCAACCGGCGAAAACTGAATGAATTGCCTTTTCATTTGGTTCGATCGAAAAACGTCGAAGAACTTAAGCTTCAATCACTATGCGACTTCGACTTCCTTGCTACCAAGATAAGAGCCACATCCTTAGATGATGTCATTGAAGATGTTTCCATGGCTACCAGCGTTTTCACCAATGACAAGGAGCTTCTTCTGATAGAACAGTTCTTGCATTTGTCATCGATGGCACTGAGGCATGACGGGAACCAGTTTGCGGCCCAAGTGTTAGGACGTCTGTCACACGTGACTAGCCAAAGCAACAAATATCCTTTTCTCGTCAAACTTGCTTCTAAAGCCAGTCAAGCCAGTTTATCTGATGTCCCCACGTTTGTTTCAAGCCAAAAATGCTTGACCTGCCCTGGCGGTGTGCTGATGTCATCAACTGTTGTAAATGATCAAAATGCATACTGCGCGTTCAGCTGTGACAGAGAAACCGTCTTTGTTTGCTCGGCCTCCAAACTAGGTCTGGATATCCAAATTCTAGCTGCTGCAACAGGGAAAATAGTTGGAAGAGTAAGCCTAAGGCTGCCTGAGGACGAAAGAGCGTTTCGTTGGAtgctacgagcaagtgaattGAAAGACGGCCATCTTCTCGTTGGTGGGGCGCAGCATCTGATGCTTGTCGACACCCAAATAAAACAGATCATTCGCCGCTTCAAAGTGCTTAGCCAGCCGATGCTAAACGTTGTCTACCCCTTCTCGTTCCTAGATGATGAAAAACTAGTCGCAGCTATGGGCGATACCGGAGTAAAGATTTTTAGCACAGAGACCCAGGAGCTAGTTCGTGAATTGCCTTTGCCTGATATCGGAGTAGAGACGCTAAAGGCATTAGATGCAAAAGATGACATCATCGTTTATAGTGCCCATGAAGAAGGCTTTCATCTCCTTAATGCTAAGAACGGTGAGGAGTCAACTGTTTTCAAGCTGGATGAAAGGGTCAAAGAAATAAGGATTTCTGCTCAGAGGGAAGTCGTCGTTCTAACAGCCAAGACGAAGAACTTGCACATCTTTGATCTGTCGTCACAGCACTTGCTCCGCGTCGTTGAGTGCTATGATGCGTACTTCGGGTTAAACAGGTTGCACATTACAATGGATGGCCTCAAGGCAGTCAGTTTCATCGATAAAGAAATCATCATAACCCACCTCTGCCGCAATGAAGTAAAGAAGATCCCTAAGCACtctctttttcaagaaaacattGATTGCACAAATGTGTACTCCGATGATGGTAATAAACTCTATGCCATATGTCATGATAAAGTCCTCCGAATTTACAATCTCGCCAAAGTAGAATCTTACGGATCCAGTCAAAATTCCGATGATAGCGTCATCGGTAGCTCGTATCCTAGCAACGACGATTGTTACCTAGCAACCAAAGCTATCATGAATGGGCAGAAGGAGTTGCAAATGTGGTACGTAAGTGACGGGGTCCCGAAAATGGTGCGTTGCTTACGGTACTCGTGTGGGTTGAACGAGCTTCGAATGTGTAGCCCTACGAGGGGTGTCCTAAAGGTCTTCAATGAGCACAACCAAACATTCCTGTTTGGTGTTATTGATCTGAGGGCAGGCAAGATCGAGAGATTCCTACCAGGGGATGCAGGAGTACTTTGGGCTATCGGTTTCTTTGATCAGCATCATTTCGTTGCATTTTCCCGAGAAAAAGGATTCATCAAGATCTGGAACATCGAGAAGGGTAGAGTCTCTCACAAATACAACATTGGTAAGAAGCGACCGATTTCTGAAGCTATCATGTCCAAGAATGGCGCCGTCATCATCTGTGCGTTGCTGGCTGTCGATTCAAAGAAAAGACGATCGCTACCGCTTGTGTCATTTTACTGTAAATCAGGAAAGAACCGTGTACTGAAGATTAAGGGAGAAGAGCTGAAGCTACAAGGGGCCTCGATATCAAGAGAAGGTGAAGTCCTCGTCGCCCTTACCAAGGACGGTACGCCAACAGTATGGTCCATACCGGACGGGAAATTGAAGCTTCTACTTGAAACTGATGACGTCAGAGTAACCAATGTGTCACGaaggtgtgacgtcatcataacGTGCAAAGGTGCCCACGATTGCCGCCTGCAGATGTGGAGTATGGACAGCGGTAGCCTTCTTGCGGTCTTCGACACACCGCCAACCCACAAGATTCTCATGCAGCCATCAGAGAAGTTAGCTTACACGTTCCACCGTAACACGTTTGACGCATGGGACTTGGTGAACGGTGAGAGAATTGCGAGTATGACGTTGGATTGGGAGCCCACGCCCCTGCACGTGCACGCCCTTGGAGGCGTCCTTGTTTTCCCTGTTCCGAAGACACCTCTCCTGATCTCACTTGGGATCAAGTCGGAAGAGAAGACGAGAATCGGAAATGCGTATGAGGGTGTTCCCCTACAGAAGGAACTTGTTTTTAACGCTTGTAGCCATTAG